Genomic DNA from Penaeus monodon isolate SGIC_2016 chromosome 4, NSTDA_Pmon_1, whole genome shotgun sequence:
CACAATTCTAGACTTGGGTTTACCATATCCGAGAAAAGCTTGAGAagcatctttatataatataaataatataagtatatctgccaatgatttatctttattttttacttgtattaATGCCTTTCATACCTGTTagtgctttttttctctccctgtatCTATGTTTTTACAGGATTAGTTGATTAGACAGTTGGTCAGATTATTCTTACTGGTTTGTCGTATTTGGTgaataattatcttttaaaattgttttgcataagtatttacttttttttccaagttgagttgaaaaaataaatagataaaaaaatctgATTAATGAAAGTATTGTGTTAGGATGTTTCTTAACATCTCCCTGTGTATGATAACGGGTCGCTGTCGTACatgtatctattttattaaaatatacaccaagatattgttttcatttttcaataacATTTCCTAGTCTTCTAAATTTTAAAGACAAACAAACTCTAAACATGCAAAGCACTTTTCTGAGATTGTCCTTCAAGTCCTCAATTTGAATATGAATTCACAAATAGAAAAGATGCTCTAAGTCTGATCAAGAGAAATTTTAGTGGCTTTTATCTTATCAAAGGTGAAAGTTATGCAAACACTCGGCTAACAATCAGTATGagtattacaatattttttttattataatgcagTTGTTAAGGAATGTATATGGCACATTTCAGTTACATCTTCATAAAAGAAattaacatccccccccccccccgaaagaatTCTGTTCAACTTTTAATATGTACTGGATGGATCTCATAATATACACTAATATGAACTTAAATCTTAAAAGTGTTTTATGGAAAGTGTGATGGATGTAAGAAGTATCTAgtttaaatataatgtaatgttaCCAAAATGCTTTTCTTAAGAGATGGTAGTATCAGTGTGTTATTTCACACATACTACCATGCGgatttttattcacatttcttCACTTGTCAGAAATGACAAAGATACAGTGGCAGGAAAATCCTATGGTATTTGCTTTCTCTGTTCAGTTGAAATCATTTGTCATAtttgttgcagaaaaaaaatcgtaactatACAATTAAGAAATATGGCCATGCTCACAGTGTGTAATAAATTCTAAAATATTAAAGTACCAGAAAATGCTTTGTGTTTCATTAGGTGAAAATGTGAATGTGCAGAAATCATGCTAAATGACAACTCCATAAAGTGCATGTCGTACTTCAGTCACTTTGGACTACAGGAAGTACATGTTCCAGTTATTGGGTTAccttattaaccctttgccgacgggaggcatgtacgtacatgccatggcatagctggactatctgccgggggcatgtacataAATGCCATGGTGTAtatatggacatgccatgagtttgtttttttttttacaatcacggcaaattattatttttctgccactgaaaatgtgattaagtcgtttttaacactcatttttactatataaaaaaaattataataaaaataaaataaataaataaataaataaataaataaatacaacaaaccaacgatttcaactccatgatgccacacactgcttattttattcagactatagaccgaataatgatcaactatggagtttatataacaaaaaaaatatccttcagtcttgatttatcagggaatatggcaagtagagactttagaaaataatgataactgaaaatacaacatatgctcgtagtattacgaagaaacggcaggggatgctggtatttggcatgtgcggtcgcgcatgctaggacGACAATATAAGCCCACGGCagtggggcccgggccactatgaatactatcCGTCAGGAAGgggttaatataatgatatggaggagtataaataaatgaaatttcatTGAATTTAATTATATCACAGTTTATTTGTCTAACAATCACAGATTCATAAAATAAGTGTGTATATTTACTTCTTTTGATAGATATACTTTAAAAATCTTGATTAGTgctagtagtaataaaatattaaaatgttctaaaaatatttcatttatataaaacagaaaaaaaaacaccagaatcAGATATTAAAATAATCAGTACCAGTGAAGGTGAATTTCAATGCATTATCCCTTTTCTTTGAAACCTTTAGCAGAATAAATCACATGCAATTATTTAGTTTAACAGCTTGCCACTGTAAATCAGTAACAAACAACCACTGTGGAAAAACCTCTTTGCTGATGTCTACTTTTCATATactaacaatttttattttataaaactcAGTCTTACAATACAAATGCCTTAGTGATGACCTTCAATTTTTGACAAGAAAATGGACATTCTGTGGAACATTTCTCAGCCAGTCAATGACAACAACAGTATCTTTTCATGGCATATAATAGCGCTCCTCCAAAAGTTTGCATTTTTCGATGCAGTCATATACCCACTTCGATGTAACTAGATGCTGCCCCTGGTACTCACTTGGCCGTAAGCTGCAGTTACCTCCTTCCCTGTCAAGAAATTTATTATCTAATGTATCACTCATTACATACACATCTAATTGcctaattttttatttctgatattCTTAATGTATATCTGTCTAATGGAACTAGAATTATAAATACTACATCAACTGCATTTTTAACATCATTGAACCAATATTCTAATGAAAAACAACTGGTATATTATTCCTatgtaaacaataacaataaaaagtacaaTTTTACAGAACTTACTTGTCCGACACAACAATATGTGTCACCCCAGACGAACTCCTCTCGACAAAACCTCCATGCAGCCTAAGTGCAAGGGAGGCTAGTTCTTGCCCTTCCCCATCAATctaagaatagagaagaaaaaattataaactgaACACTGTAAAGATGATGACATCATAAATGACATAGGATTTACTCATCACTAATAACATCAACCATCAATGTTAGTGTTAAATACTTTTATAAAATGCAAGTTTGTATTATCATGAGTACCATGCATATTTCAAATTATTACTCACAAACACAGCTGTGACTGGACGGAACAATGCACGGGTTTCATCTATCTCGCACATTGCCTCATCGAATTCACGCATTTCCTCTACTGTCAGAGGAATACAGTCCTGTAACCAGAAATTGTCAATgtaaaaaatttacaattaaacattataccttttaattataatttttataattccaGTTGCACTTCCCATACTTCCAACACACTCAAGCAAAGTTTGAACTTGTAAAACATGCCCAAGACATGGAAGTTCACTAAAAATTCAAAACAATAAAATtggttgtttaaattttttggatggTGCAAGTACAGTAACTAAccaataaactaataaaataaactaaGCATAAAACTAACTGAAGGAAGCACAGAAGTTTCATAGGAGAAGGGTACAAGTGCACAGTACCCTCTTATTATGGGAAGAACAAGTGCCTAATCATGAAAAGTTCTTATGATCCATGACAAACCTCTTGCTTCATGTTCTCCATAACTCTTTTCACCGTCTTCTCATCTGTGGGCTCATAATAGCTGTCGCCAAATTTGTCAAACAACTCCTGCatgcgtattttttctttttccatgacATGTATGGCATCTAAGGGACCCCATGGCACCAGGCAACACTTGGCAGTACAGGTGATGACCCATGATGGCCGAATAACATTGTAAGTGGAGGTCGCTATGTAATTGTTGACACGAACAGACCTTGTGTCTGTGATGATACAATAAGTGTTCCCtcctgaaaagagagaaaatatacttTTACAAATTCTAGATGCTTGTATTTGGCTCCTTATCATTCAAAAAGCAGCagcctgaattttttttttttttttttcatcagaaacTATAAGACATATCAAACCAAGATTTCACCTGTCTATTGAAGAATCCACTATGAACCCAGTTCTATGATTTTAGTTAGTACACTACATTCATTGTGAAAATATACAATGGTTTTAAATATCACTACCTGGGTGCTGAGTCAAGGAACCACCATGCTCTACCACCATCTTCTCCAGCTGTTGTTTGGTGGAGTCTTCATCCCCACTCATTACGCACATCTCCAGCCCACTGAACAATTCATCTTTCTGGAATGTTGAGTAAAACCAGCAACATTCTAGCACTCAATTAAACATAATTTTAGTTCACAATGAAACGATTTAGAACTAACAATTTCCATTCTTAACCTATTGCTGAtggatgggtggcatgtacatatgtGCCATGGCATGACAGGAATCCTCTCTATATGGCATGTACACCCATGCCACAAATGTCATGCCTGTTCCAAGTTGTGCACACTATACAGCTGTTTACTTCTTTGGCCATTACTGCAGGCTAAAATAACTTTTTAGACTCATTCACTAGACAATTGTAAATGCAGCAGCCAAACTATGTTTCTTGTGCTTCtagttatttgtttaaaaattttcactcAAGCAGCTGAATGCATGGTGCATGGTGATTTAAAGTTCCCATCGGCACTGGATTAATTACTTTTCAAGGTAAAACTGTCCACAGAAGACAGAGGACTCACTTTGACAACCCGTGACAAGTCAGCTGGACGGAAGTGCATGGGAAGAGATATCTGTTCCACCTTTGGCAATGCTTTACGCTTGGGTGAGGGTTCATCACCTACTTCCAAAAGGTGCTTTGTGGCTAGCTTACCACTTGCTTCCTGGTAACAAAAAGAGattgaaaatgaaaggaaatataaaaaaaaaaaggatacacaTCATTTTCTTTATGTTGTGCATGACTTTAAGTAACCTTTTATCAGACTATAATCAGAACAGGAAAGAAGGCATGAGTAGATACAGAATTACACAAAATCATATAGCTCAGGCCAAGTATAAAAATCTTTTGGTTCTTGAAACCCAGCTAACCCTAAAAGTTTTGATATTttccataaaaatataattttatgtaaaataccataacttttttttttttctaatctgatTTACTAACCATACTCATTTTTACCATGTTGCAAGAACCTCATCATATCACTTGGccttaaaaacaagaaagaaacaatacaaaacagaaataagaagACAAACACACTGAAATGAGGATAACTCaataaaacggaaaagaaaatgaagagaattgaaaataaaacaaagaagtttcatttttgctttttcaGTGAACAGATCACTTCTTAAGATTTACCTTTACAAGTGAATCCAATTCTTTTGTTGTAAGTGTATCATACCATGGCTTGTCATAACGAACCTTCTCCACACGAGGGAATCTCAGTGTCACTCCAGTTTTGTACATTTCACTTTTTACTACCTCAGCAGCTCTAACCtgtataccaaaaaaatataatttcaaggATACACTGTTCTACAAGATATGAGGCTAATTAAAAAGATGCAAGTCTTGAGAAAACTCTAAACATGTCATCTTAGTATGGCATTTAAGAAACTTGAAGACATCTCTTATTAGAAGAATAACCCAcactacaaaaactagatttattgaaaatgagactacagtttcgaaatccacctggattccatcctcaaggTCCGaggatagaatccaggtggatttcaaaactgtagtctcattttcaattaatctagtttttgtattgtgggtttttcttccatagtatcagcacggaagcgtgttttaccattcaacatctcttaatcattatctcattatcatcttggctcatattattattatattatatagtttattatcttatcatgttGCCTCATTACCATATGATCAACTTTTCACAATCTTAGTGAGTACCTGCACAATGCATGACTTTGCAGGATTAATCCACAGATCTGGCTTCTCCCTGGCCACAAACACCCCGGGGGGAGCTTGCCCCTTCCTGGCATGGGGAGACAACTTGGCCACAAGGTCACCAAGTTCAGCATAGGTGTAACCTGACCCGACACGGCAGAAGGAGTGGAATTCTGTGGGTTTTCCTCctgtggggaaaaggaaaaaaaaaaaaaaaaaaaagggtgaggaagCAAGTTGCTTCAGTCTGGCATACAGGATTTGAAGATTATTACTTGAAGCAATGTCAAAAGAATTGAACTAAATGAAGTGAATGGCTTCAGCTGGACATGCTTCCAGTGATTTAGCAAGAGATCAGCAATCATTTAAGAATCACACAAATGAAGTGACTGACCTCCTGCATAAATGGAAATATACTCTGACATTCTTTGACTCAAAGAATAATGCAAAAAAAGTGATTTGCTCTGAGCCTATAATAACTAGCCATTTGATTCATGTTTCATTGTTGattagtcattatcatttcatatactTTAAGTATACTTCTGTTCCTTTACTACAGTCTcacttgtcattatttttattttgttatagaaaaataaaacaatcatgGAGCCAGTAAATTCCTGTTTATACTTGCTTTCTCACTGAGAAACTAATACCTTGCTTATAGTCAGCTAAAATTAACTCTATAGTTGATTATCTTTTTCTCTACTAAAGTAAAACAGAATCTGACTGGTCATTGTTCATGAACTAAATGTTTTCCTTAGGAACGAAATTATTGTAATCTCCATTACTCTATTACTTATTGGACTGAACAAACTAGTTTTCTTACAATCACTCCAAACAACATCAAgtgacattttcattttcataattatctctACCATCACTAAATTCACCACAAACTAATTATGTTCTGTCCTTTCATTTGCAAATATGAGAAAAATCCACTAAACATGAAAGATCACTTGCCAACTTCATTACTGGGGACAGCAACACCCagcagaaaatgagagaggaccCCTTTGCGCCTTCCTGAGCCATAATATGCTCCAATGATCAGTAGGTCCAGTTCCGAGACCAAGGAGTCCACATactggtaaaaaataataatgatggtagtgataatggtaatgataaaaatgttaatattgatacttgtgattgtgatgataatttcaataataatgataatgatgtcaatgacaaatataataatgattaagaacaATACTACAATTGATTCAGATCCAAATTATTTAACATTAATCTGACTTGTACCTCCGGCTTGACTTTGATCCAACCTCCTTTCCGGGAAGCAGGGCTGTAAATGGAATCTGGGTTCTTCAGAACAATTCCTTCTTCTCGATTGTCAATGGCATCATTCAAGACTCTGATGACATCTTCCCTATAAGGAAAGGAGAGCTATTGTTTCATGGAACTGTTGTGATTTAGGCACTGGGTCTTACTATAATAAAAGATGGATTCTGCTGTTCCTGAGAGCAAAGAGGaggaaataccaataataaaatatcatgacAAGTATCAATAAATGAAAACTTATGCATAACTGGCAAACAAAGGATTTAAGTCTGGACTGAAAAGATGAATTTGTTCATGTAAAAGACTCATGGtgtttgtttaatataaaaacaGTAAGAGTGAAATTTGCTCACTCCTGCAGGCAGGAGGAGCCTTCACTTAAtactttattcaattatttaaaatcttgttgatcttttctctttatctgctgCTTCCACTGTCCAGACATGACAACTGGCAATTACAAACCTCTAGTCTCATgcctttttttcatatcatttagaATTTCAGTCAATTCAATGACTCTTTGATTCAATTACAATTAAAAACTTTATTCCTCAAGCAACcctaacaaaagcaacaacaatttCACCATGAAATAAACATCTTACATACTTTGTCGTGACCTCCACCTTGGCAGAGAACTGGATCCTTCCCTCTAGTGGAATGAGCACAGTCCTCAACTTTTCAAGTCTCTCTGATAGGGGCAGATTAGTCAACACCTGCAATCATCAAAAGATGCAAATAAGGGTAAATAGGTTCAAAGTAGAAAATAATTAACTGATTCTCTGATTGTCACATCTTCAGAATTACATGACACTGTATTGCACTGTCAATTACACATCTTACATTACAAACTTATTTACCCTCATTTGTACTTTTCCCAACATCTAGTATCATCTAGACATCTAAATTACAGTTATGCAATCctcaaataattaaaaccatctAGTATCATCTTAGTTAAAGGAGTGACATCTAAACTACAATTATCCATTCTTCAAATAATTAAGACCTTCAttcctaaaaaataaatacaaataacattACCTGGCCATTCAGATATATGATGTCGAAGAGGACAAGACAAACCTGCAAGTCCCCATCCTCTTTTAGATTCTTGACATCCATATGTTCTCCTATAAcaggaaaagaataaggaaaatcaGTTTACACACAATGAACACAGATTAAGAAGTTATACGTCTATCCAAATGCAACATATGTAAATCATACCTCTGCTGTGCCTTGGTATGATGAAAACAGgcttggtgttttgttttttgttttttattttaaaatcttatctttttattatttttttaataagattatttttttcatttaccagcataaaaatatttggaaagctattatatattctattcattAGTTTAAAACACA
This window encodes:
- the LOC119570850 gene encoding DNA ligase 4-like — translated: MSDSKPIAAIIPWSQVCRMLDKVQTAVKAAKKEMLVKFIVQFRDLLKKKLEKAPQSTDSFFPVLRILLPALDRARGAYGVKERKLAELYIRILGLKKEGNDAQKLLHFRKPKSEGGGETGDFAEVAYYVLRSRCDDKGNMTLLDVDTHLTSIAENYAAKKHEEVERSLLIMLRKMTATEQKWLIRVLLKDMKLGIGQGTIFNAWHPDAKDYFDVNNSLEKVCKTLRDPTVRLHEIEVSLFSAFRPMLAERAVLEKVEAQMDHKTYYAETKYDGERSQIHKNRNSYKYFSRNGFEFTNNFGGDPNSGLFTPYLHGQFLPHVKDIILDGEMVGWSKKHGAIVSKGEHMDVKNLKEDGDLQVCLVLFDIIYLNGQVLTNLPLSERLEKLRTVLIPLEGRIQFSAKVEVTTKEDVIRVLNDAIDNREEGIVLKNPDSIYSPASRKGGWIKVKPEYVDSLVSELDLLIIGAYYGSGRRKGVLSHFLLGVAVPSNEVGGKPTEFHSFCRVGSGYTYAELGDLVAKLSPHARKGQAPPGVFVAREKPDLWINPAKSCIVQVRAAEVVKSEMYKTGVTLRFPRVEKVRYDKPWYDTLTTKELDSLVKEASGKLATKHLLEVGDEPSPKRKALPKVEQISLPMHFRPADLSRVVKKDELFSGLEMCVMSGDEDSTKQQLEKMVVEHGGSLTQHPGGNTYCIITDTRSVRVNNYIATSTYNVIRPSWVITCTAKCCLVPWGPLDAIHVMEKEKIRMQELFDKFGDSYYEPTDEKTVKRVMENMKQEDCIPLTVEEMREFDEAMCEIDETRALFRPVTAVFIDGEGQELASLALRLHGGFVERSSSGVTHIVVSDKEGGNCSLRPSEYQGQHLVTSKWVYDCIEKCKLLEERYYMP